The genomic DNA CCCGCCGCTCCCGATCCCGGCCGGGTCTTCACCTCCGTGTCCGCTGAACGACTGCGGCTGCTTTTCGGCTGGTGTCCGCCCCGGGCTCGGCTTTTCTCTGGCGCAGCGTCAGGCAGGGAGCGGAGAGGCGTTTTTAAAGAAAACGTTTATTTACACGTCTTAGCAAGTACAAAGTATTATACATGGTCTGTGTCAACCCCAAATCTTCTTTATTATGAAACATAAGGCGCTTTCTCTAGAGTCGGTGGCGAAAGGAGAGGGCGCAGGGGCTGTTTCGGTGCGCTAAAGCTCATCGGCTAGAAAGGTGAGGACAAAACCGAGTGTGTGTTGCCTGAAAGGAGCCCTTATTACTACGGTGAATCAATTATAGCTGACATTAACTTCACCTGGGACAGCTGGAAGCTACTGTTTTTCAGCTTAATAGGGTTTCCTAAGCTAATGAGTCATCACCGGCTCCACTGAGTCCCCTCCGTTAAGTGATAGGtaggtatttttttctaactatcctcagaacaggaaaaaaaaatagccttttgTTCCAAAGCCAACACAAAATACCTATGTTCAGATTTCGATATAAATAATCGTGGTTTTATATAATTCCATATTAATAGTGCCCAAAATCTCGAtgcataaataaattaaattattaacaCTTCTTACAAAAAGTGACATATTTCCCTTCCTAGTGGAACATCGACACGAATATACAAGCGGAGCGTGGGGCCCCGCCACGGCAGCGCCCGGTGGCTCCGCTCCGAGCCGGCACCGGGGAAGAgccgccgcggccccggcccggcccgagccccggccccgcgggcgcCGCTCGCCGCCTCCGCGCCCGCCCCGTCTGGGCTGAGCCGCGGCCCCGGAGGCGGGGGGAGCCGCCAGCCGAGCCCCGCGGGCGAGTCCGCTGCGTGCCCGGGCTGCCGGGCTCAGACGAGGGAAGTGACCGGGGGGATCTTGGCGCTCTCCTCCTCCCATGGCTGCAGGTTCTGCAGCGCGAATAGCGACGAGTTGTGCAGGCACAGCGGGTCGGGCTGGATCGATTCGTTCAGAGACTTCTGGAAGGCGtcgtgctgcagctgcagcatcagCCGGCTCGCCTGCTGCCGCTCGGCCTCCCGCTCCTCCGCCGTCTGCCGCCTGCCGAGGGACACGCTCAGCCCGCGCCCCGGGACGCCCCGGGATGCTCCGCCCGGGGCTCCGCGGGAAGCGGCCGCTTCAGTGGCGGGGCGCGACCGCGGGACTCCGGGTGCCGCCGGACGCGGGAGCGCCGTGCTGTGCGGCCGGTGCGGCTCCGGCGGGCAGCGGGGCAGCGGCGCCGCTTCTACCGGGGCCGGGCAGCGCCAGGCGGCCTGTAACGGAGGGATTCCGGGCGGCGGAAGACGCCTGGAAACCCTCTGTTTCCCAATAATCCCGTTTCCGAACATTCCCCGATTTTCCCAAGAATTCCTCGTTTTTTTTCGAATAATTCCCCGTTTTTCGAATTAACCCTCGTTTTTACGAATAATCCCCCGTTTTCCGAATGGGGGActataaaaaaaagagaaaaataaataacaataatcataatattctaaaaataaaaattcaccCCAACCGTTCGCTGCCGGCAGCCGGCGATGGGGGTTGTGCGGGTGCGTTCCCGTCCGAACCCGGGGCTTCCCGTGGGCGGCGGGCGGGGAACTCCGCCGGGGGTGGCGGCGGGacggggcggccccgggggcgCGGGACTCACCGCCACTTGGTGCGCCGGTTCTGGAACCAGGTCTTCACCTGGGCGTCCGTCATCTTGAGGGACTTGGCGAGGGCAGCGCGCTCGGCCGAGGCCAGGTACTTCTGTCGGTGGAAGCGCTTCTCCAGCTCGCAGATCTGCACCCGGGAGAAGGACGTCCGCGGCTTCTTGCGCTTCGGCGGGGTCCGGTTCTGGTAGGGATGCCCGATCCGCCGTGTCACCGTGAAGGGCGtcagcgccgccgccgctgcccgggTGGGAAGCACAGGGGTCAGCCCCACGCCCGCTCAGTGCCGGCCGCCCCCCCGGGGCCGCAGCTTTGCCCGacggccgcccgccgccccccgaAGGGACTGTGTCTCCCCGAGGTCCGGCTTCCATATTTCGCCGAACGGATGCGGAGGCGAGCGGGGCCCGGCCGTCCCCCCGCCAGCCCCGTCCGGCCGCGCTATCCACGCCAGGAGGAGAGCGATTTTTCGGATCGCTGCGAGCGCGGGGGAGGGAAAGATCCAGCGGGGCGCCTgtgtttttattcttattattatCACTGCTATTATTTCGTTTCCTATTTTTTGTTCGCCTCTCCGTTCGTTGCCGCGGGATGTTGGGGGGCGCGGCGCGGCTCGCCTGCCCCGCCCCGGCGCCTTACCTGTGAACCTGTCCTTGACGAAGCGCCTGCTGCTCTCCATCCAGGGGAAGTTGAGGCTGCCCAGGCTGGGCACGGCGGGCATGGCCGGGATGGCGCTGGAGATGGGCGGCGGCACGGCCCCGGGGATGGGCCTGTGCGCCGGCACCCGGATCACGCCGGCCGGGGCCAGGCTGAGGTTCACACTGTAAGATCCCGAGTCCTCGAAGGGCGCGGCGATGGCCGGGAAGGGGGCCGGCAGGGCCGCGTAGGGCgcgccgccgcggccgccgccgccgccggggccgcccAGGAAGGTCGCGCCGTCGGGGCcccgggggggcggcgggggagcGCTGTCCTGCTCGGGGCCGTTGAGGATCTGGTCGATGCCGAAGCTGATGGGCTCGTGCTGGTGCTGGCCCTGCGCGCCCGCCGGCGGCTCCATGCTCCTCCACCGCGCGCCCCTCCGCGCCCGCTATAAAGGCGCGTCCGCTCCGCCGCGCTCCGCGGCCCGGCCGGCCCCGCGTGCGCCGCGCGGAAACTTTGCGGAGCGCGCGCCGCCCCGGCAGCCGCCCCGTCATCTCCTCGGGGCCCGCCGCGCGCCCCGCGCCGCGtgcgcccccgccgccgccattGGCCGCCGCCGCCCAGCCTCTGCGCTCCCATTGGCTCCCGCCGCCCGGCACCGGCCTCGCGCCCGGGCGCGGggggccccgccgccgccgccgcggtgACATCACTGGGGCGCACGAACAATGGGGCCgcgcgcggcgggcggggcggcgcgAGGGgagggagcgggaggggccgggccGCACGTTGGGGGCTCCGTCCCGCTCCCGCCCCTGCCCGTCCGCCCGAGCCGCGACCCCCGACGGCTGCTCCGCGGCGCTCCCGGTCCCGCACCGGCTCGGGCCCCgcgccccgcggccgccccgggCGCCGCTCGAACGGCGAGGCCGCGCGGCCGCCCCGACGGCAGTgcccgcggccgggccgggggacCCCGGTGCGCCCCGGGGCCAGATTCCGTTCGGGCTCCATTGGCGCCCAGGCAGCGGGAGCCCGGCGCGGCCGCAGAGCGAGTTTGCAGACGCTCCCTAACGTCCAAATTGGACTAAAGGcgttaaaaattaaataacgTTCAGTCCCATTTACTTAGTTTCCTTCTTAtaaagggaaatgaaaacagGGAATAGAATTTCCCTGTTAATAGAATGTAATGGCATTTGATCGGCACCTGGCAGGGCGATCCCGGGATGCCGGAGCGGTGACAGGAGGGACGTGATTAGTTTTTAAACCTTAGGATTCAATTACCGCAACGCGCCGATTCGCTCCAACGGCAGCGAACGCGGCCCGACCTGCCGAGCCACCGGCGCTGCCGCCCGGAGCCCGCCCGGCGGCGGACGGCACCGGCAGCGGCCGCGGCCCCGCTGGCTCTTTCCCCGCCGCCTCGGCCCCGCGGCGAAAGGTTTGTGGGGCCGGGGGTGCCGTTCCCGTCCCCTCCTGGCCCGCGGGCTCCGGTTCGGCACTGGCCCCGACGGCCGCTGCGGAGCTACCGGCTGAAGTTtcccggcgcggcgcggggggcgccGGCCCCGACAGAGGCGCGTCCCTGCCGGCGGCCGTCGGGGAAGCTTCCCCGCTTCACCGCATGGAGGCACGGTCATTAACACGGCTATTAAACACCCACCCCCGGAGGGGAACCGCCCGGTGCCAcccgcagccccgggcagcGTAATCGGATTGTTCCCGCTCGGTGCGGCGGGTGCGAGCGGGGCCGCCATCAGCCGGGGCTCCCCCGGAGCGGAGATAATCGGAATGACACGGTCCCGGCAAGATGGTGCGGGACCGCCCGGCGCCACCGGGAACGGACCAGCCTTCGGGGCTCCGCTCCGGCCGGGCCGGCGGGGAGGGCGGGGAGGCGACGGGGCGGGgagaaaaggagggaggaagaaaaaggagagaaaaaaaaggcaaccgGGGgaggataaataaataaataaagtgacACCCAGTCCTGAATCAGGGCAGGCTTTGTTAGAGAAAATTGCAGCTTGATCTGCATAATGGGAACTCGGGCTGCCCAAGGCTATCTTTTTATTGCATGTGTGTCTGCTGTTATCAATTTTGTGAACGATTTCACAGGGAGCCTGGCAGACTTGAGCTGGAATAATATGCAAAGATGAGCTTTGAATAATGAATGATGTGCTTTTAAACCAATTCCAAAGTGTCTGTGATAGTACAATATGAAAAGGGGTGGTAAGTAATAGTATATTTAAAAGGCGCTAGTATGTTTTTATTACTATATTTAAAAAGATATCTATATTATTTTTGTGAAATGGATAATATATCACAGAGTCTTTGATAATCAGCTaaacaatacatttttctttgggaaaacTCTCCTGGTTTTACACAGTTAAATATAGAGTATCAGCGTACAGCTTTGTAACGCTCGGCTACCTTATTAAATATTAACTCTATTTTAATATTagcttttaaatttaatatgTTGACGTTCTGCAGTTTTActttaattatgttttataaTTAATAACTCGGGACGTATGGTATCCTTAAATGCAGCTCTCCCGCAGCCACCCCGTCTCCCTCACCCCTCCGCGGGCTGGGGGCGCGCAGCTCCGCGCAGCCCCGCGGCAGCGCTCCGCTCCCAAAAACCGCCTCCGCTTTACCAAGCGCCGTTTGTCGTGGCTCCGCGCCGGGCCCTGCTCCCGCCTCCCCGGGACCCACCGTCCGTTcggagcagagctgcagccccgacggcgcggcccggcccccGGGATCCCCGCAGCACCCGGGGCCGAGTGGTGCCTGCCGGGGTGACTGTGCTGCGGGGGTGAATGTACCCACCCAAACGTGGCTGCTTTGTGCCGCCGGGGAGCCAGACCCAGCTCAGGACTGGCTCTGTTGGGGGGCAGTGGGTCCCCTGGCCAGGCAGGGGGCATCCACAACGTGTCCCCACTGCAGCTGGGTGCAAAGAGCTCTGCACCTGTCTGGCCTCCAGCCAGGCCCCAGGCAGGGTACCGCACAGCCTTTGCATGGCGTGGCACATCATGATCTTTGCACAGTACAGCACAGCACACCATGGCACGGCCTTTGCACTGCATGGTGTGACACCAGCCTGCAAGTGCCCAGCGGCAAGCAGCTGGCTGCAGGGTCACCTCTAACCCAGGCACAGGGGGACTGAACGGGTGCAGCACCAGCAGGACAGTGTCCAGTTGGGTTGGGGTGCACAGCTGCAACCCCATGGCCaggcagccccacagcagcagcgGGCAGCCATGTGAGCAGGGGGAGGCTGGGAAGGGAGGGCTGCTCTGGGGTGAGAGGTGAGACGTCATTCCCTGTAAAACTCAGCCAGCACATTGTACAAGTATTAACAGAGATGTATGGCTGAGCACACGGCACGGGCAGGAAGAAGCGCAGTGCGGCCACGCTGCGGCACAGCTCCTTTGGCCACGGTGGGGAGCGTGGCTGGGACGACTATGCCGAGCTGGGGTGGTGCGGTGGTGCGGGTCCAGAGAGCGCTGCACACAGCCACCTGTGAAGGCACAGGGGGACCTAGttaagagaggggaaaaaagtaattaactCTGTGCAAGAGGAGTGACCACCTCCCTGGCACCACTGGGCAGAAGGGACCCCTGCCCACTTTGTCATTGCAGGCAGAAAAGCTGCATCCACCTCACCCATCCCCAAAACCTAGAGCTGTGCCCAGGCCTGGCTGCCATGGGGGGACATGGCACAGCACTGTCACTGGGTTTGGTTATGGTGTGCACATGCACCCTTCAGCCCTGGGAATGTCTTTGGTCTCAAAACACGGAAGGCCCCAAAGGGAGAGTGTCTGCACAGGACCTGCCACGTTTCTGACAGTAGCTAATGCCACCATTGAGTTTTCAAGTGTTTCTTGtagaatgaaataataaaaacacgCAATGACACACTGACCCAACCCCAAGAGTCTCTGCTTTCCAAGAGTGAGGTAGCTCCAGCATCCTCTTCCACTGCAGCACCAGACATTTCCTATCTGCATTTGGAGCGGGTTTGCCCATGGTGACCCCATCTGTGCCACCACCATGTGCTCCTGCACACCGCAGACACCTGCACACATGGCCAGGCCCTCGGCTGCAccacaaagggaaagaaatggagctTGAGCCGCCGCAGCCATGGAAAGCAGAGGAGTCACAGGGGTGGTCCCTCTTCTGGGCATGTCCCAGAGCCAGAGGAAACAAAATCCCCATAGGGAGGACGTTGGCAGTGCCAGGTGGTTGTTTAGTGCCCAGGGGTTGTGTGGATGGGGAGGTGGCATGGGCTGGTGGGTCACAGCATGTAGAGGGTCTTCAGATCCTTCCTACTGAGGGACCGGGAGGTTCCCCGAGGACAAGCACAATACATGGGAGCAAGGACAAGCGGTCCCTGCTAGGACTAGACCCAGCACTAAGCAGCTGGAGACCAAACAGAGAAGGTccatcccccccaccccatcatCGTGCCATCACCATGGGGCCAGTGATGGATGGCACAATGGGGGCTCACACATTTAGATCTGTCTGCACCCCCAGAGGGTCCCATGCCACCCACCACAGATGGGCTCAGCCCCACGGGCTGGGGGGATGCACAGCTCCAACCATCACACAGCATCCCCCTatgcagctcagctgctctgctgtaAAGTAGCCTCGGTTAAATGTTTACCATCAAAATTTAGCATGGGCCAAATGATCCattccatctttttttcctttaatgtttaccattaattatttttaaaatgaggcaTTTTTTTCTAAGGTGAGAGAGACAGGTCTCTGGGCATGAGACCAAGAGAAACCACTGCGAGGCTTCTCCAGTCTTTTCAAACCAGTAGGCAGCGTTTTATAATAACGGGCCGTTAATTGATGGTGCATTACTGCGCAGCTCCTCCTGCGCTGCCTGGCGCAGCCGCTCGAGAGCAGGGCCGCAGCCTGATGGATGCGCTCGCACGAAACCCAGGGGCAGGGAGGCCCGTTCGGATGCTcggtggggctggagcagctgctgtgagGCTGCACGGAGGCTGGCGGGTGGGTAATACCCCCCTGTGCCCAGAGCTGGGGAACTTCCACCACGCAGACTGCGAATAGCCATGCAGCTCACAGCTGCTGTGTGCACGGCGTGGCTGGAGGTGTAGAGGTGTGAGTGCTGTGGGCACACTTGGTCATGGTGGTGCCTGAcaagtgtccccattgtccctggggctgcagcactcGCAGTGCCCACAGACCTCATCCCAGAGATGGCAGCGGCAGTGAGAACTCACCTGGGACAACGCTGTGGAAATCCAGGGTCTGCAGCGAGGCTGGGCAGGTGAGGAGCTGGATTACACCCGAAACCGCTGGGCACGGGCTTCTCCCAGTGCTGCTCACCTGCTGTGCTGGAGCTTTGGTCCAGCTGAGCGCCAGCCCTTGTACCACCTTGAGGAGCTCCATGGAGCATTCGCCAGTCTGCTGCATCGGCTCAGCCACTGTTCTGCgtttccagctctgctcactGCCCCTCCCCAACCCTTGGGCTGTGCATGCCCTGGACTGCCCACCACAGCACGTTGTTCTGCACATCTGGGGCTCCAGAAGCTCTGATTCCTTTGAAAGCATTGGGGTTTGGGACCGACGATGGTTGCAGTGACCCTCACCTGAGGTGCTGCGCACCAGCTGGAAGCAGGGCTTGAAGGAAAAGTGGTTTGCTCAGTGTCTGACCCACAGCTCGGGTCTCCAGCAGTGTATTCGTGCTGCCTTGCTGGCCATTGTGCTGCTACGAataaatcttctttcttaaaggATGCTTAAAGACTCTGTCAGCTCTCACATATCAAACTCCTCTGTTATTCTCACACCCTCCTTTAACACACAGGAACTCCCAGGCTGGGAACCAGTCTCTGTCCTCCTCAGCTGGGAATTCTCATGAGCCCAAGCGCGCTACAACCTGTGGCCACTGCCAGAGCCCAGCgcagggctgcaggaggcaCCGGCAGCTGCGGGGACGTACCAGCCCCTAAATGCATCACCCGTTGCTTCAGGTTTTGTCTCTTCCCTTAGGGTGACAGGGAACAGTGATATCTTGCTGtgtgagaaagcagcagcagatgctgagatgcttttgctgcagctcctggctttGGCAGTGGATCTCGGGTTGGGCAAGGCCAGCCCTGTTCTCCGCAGCCTTTACTAGATGGATATTGCTGCATAAACCCAACACAGTTTTAAGCGTTTAGCACACCCCTGGTTACTTACAATTCATGTGGATGTCAGCACCACAGAGAACACTAAGAAGTTGTTCCTCAGCTGTAGCCCTGTAAGCAGCATCCGTTCAGGGCTGGTGGGGTGATGCTGGTGTTCTGGCTGGAGAGGGACACGGGTGTTCTGCATCCTGGCATGGAGGAGGTGATGGTTGAAAACAGTTTATGCACTGGCCTCACCACCACATCCTAGTGATGGAAAGGGACCCCGTTACGAGCCGTTTGGGGTGTTGTCCCCATGGCCATCTGTTTGCCGGCAGGCAGCTCGCTCCCTGGGAGCAATGCCGGGCTCGGGCACTCAGCTCCCAGCGCTCAGCAGAGCGCAGCAGCAGTTTTGTCACCCACAAGGGTTAAATCAGCTGCTCTTTTTCTGAGACAAGAGCCCTGGTGCTGCGGAGTCTAAAGGTCATTCCCCTctgccccttcctttgggcttggGAGGCTGCACCCCCGgctgcagctgggacagcttCACCCCACTGCAGGCGGGAGGGGGACCCGAGCCACCCCCATCGGCCCTTTCTCCATCAGCCAAGCTGTGTTATTCCCTGTCCCCCTCCAcggaggagctggaggtgcCAGCCCTGTGAGCGGGGGCTGAGCACGGACACCAAAAAGCCTCCTTTGTCCCCTGTGTCTCGGTGAAGCGGATGGAAACAGCTAAATGCTATTCATAGATCCAACAGTTAAAGGTGGCTCGAAGCCTCTGACAGATGAAGGTGCCTTAGTTTCAGTTCGCGTTTCAAAGCACACCTTTGTGAGGTTTGTAACCCTAattgttatattaaaaaagctGAAACTTTGCTCTCGTTCAGAATCTATGCACTGGTCCATAAGACTGGATGAGATGGGGAGGGTACGAGGGAAGCactgggaaaggaaagagaacacagaGGGTGACAGGCAGAGGGGGTTcagtttctttctgctgtctgaTATAAATCAGGCAGTAGTGAAGCCGATGGGGAATGTCCCGGTACTGGGGACAGACCCTGAAAGATGCAGAGACACCTGgtgtcccccagcagcagcgccAGCCCCAGCTAGGAGAAGGCTGGGAGGTACCGCAGGTCTGCGCGTAAACCGGGGAAAGCAGACGGTGTTTCAACGTGCCTGCCTTCCctcttttattcttattttatataCCAACACGCAGCTGCTGCCAGATTTTTCCACTAAATATGACTTTTGCTGGGCAAATCACATTAGGATGGATGCCGCAGGTATCCATTAAGGTTTATTTATCGTGATACTGTTTGGATCTCACGCTTATAAATAACTTATGTTATGGCTTTTGTTTGTAGAAATGTAACTTACATATTTTATTATGCTTTCTGTAAACCTCAAAAAGAATGTTGTCAAAGAAGCGCCTCTTAACAGCAGCCTAAACTACAGTACATAAAATCTACactaacattattttttaatacagcGAGGAAGCGTGTTATCCCTCTACGGTTTGAAAGGTTTGCTGTCATCATAAACTCGTACTACAATAAAACATTAACAAGTGTAAGGAATTATTTTGTAAGGTGTGCATATACCGGTGGCTGAGTTTCTCCAAAGCTGCATAACGCAAGCAGGGCAGGGTGTTAAAAGTTTAATGTTTTCCCCAAAGCTTCCTTTGCCCGCTCCACCAGGCAGAGCCGGACCTGcgcaggctgctctggggacGGTTTGCTCTCCCTTGCGGAGGGGCAGACACTTACCTGTAACAATGCTTACTGTACAATGTCATTTGGGGCAGAATCAGACCACGTTGTTTGCATCGCCATTCAGGCTCGTATTGGTTTCTTGAGATGAAATCACTCAGGGGCCAAGTGGCATCTCCTTGCTGATGTTTCCTTTCCCACTGTtgccacttttctttttaaatggaaaaaaaatccaaccccCTTAAGGCAattatatctttaaaaaaagagtataAGGCCTCACACGCACTTTGTAAACACGAGATTCTGGGCTGTACCCCCTTTCACGGCGCCCTTTTAAAAAGCTGACAGTAAAGACTGTCAACAAATAATCTGGAGTCATAAAACACACTCTCTGTTTGCTCTGCCATCCATTTCCTAACCTAAAAGCAAGCCTATTTACACCACCAGCTACTCTAAATAAGTTCCTGTTGTCTACTGCCAACCAAGGTTGAAACACTGCTCAAATACACGCCTGGGGTTTGCCCAATTTGTGAGATGCTCTGTAGAACCTCACTGGCACATTGTAACAAGGCAAGGTTGGAAGGGAAATTTCAGAAATGTACTCGAGCGCCCTGGGGAGTCAGCAGCCATGTATCAAAGCTGTCTTGAAGTCCGAGTGCCGAGCTGCGAGGACACACACGTCCTCTCCTGCTCCATGTGCCAAAGCCCTGcactctgcagagcagctgatgGCACCAGCAAACGGGCTGGTTTGAGAGCACACACTGATAGTTTGGAACCACTATTTCCACCACATGACAAAGCAAACAGTCACAGAACCCACGAGCTTTCACCTGAGTCATTAACGCTACCGCATGGAGGTGAAGGGTTTATACAGCCAGTGAGGAGGTGGCACCCACCTCAGTACAGAGCATCAGTAAGGACAAAGAGAAACCTCTGCCTGGGTCCCAAACCCCTGCCTGGGTCCCAAACCTCTGCCCACATCCCAGCCACCAGCGACCTACATGCGTCTCCAACAGTCGAGTTCTGCAGCTTTTACGATCTGACTCAGCAGCACAAATTCCAGTTTCCCTTAAGGACTAAAATGGAGAGCGAATGGCTGCACTAACTCTCACACGTTGGATGCGTTGGTAAGGATCACACGCTTTCCGCAAAGTTTACAAACCTCGGCACATGATCCCTGTGAGGAACACCCCGAATCTGCAGCGCTTCAGTCGCCTCGATTGATTATTTTCTCAAGTGCTCAGCACTCTTGGAAATCAGAGCCTTTGGCTGCAGATTAAATACTCGCTCCAGGTGAGCTTAAATGTCAACAGAAAACTGCTTAATAAAGTCACTTCCTTTCAGGTTTATTTCttgcaatttaaaaatgtgcagaaaagagttgcaaagaaaaaaaacaactagaaAAAAGCTCTAAGAAATATGGGTATGAACTTTTCCTCCCTGTTGGTCACAAATAAAAATTCCCATTCTTATATGAACAGTATTGAAATATTACTAAATATGCAAATGTAAGCAAGCACGAAAAACACATAAATCAATTAtttacacaagaaaaaagaaaaaaaacaacccaattCAAAACTAACACCAATAGTTTGCACATAGTGGCTTTTCTACATTCTAAGCTAATTGGCTTATTGCTTAAATAGTTCTAATTTTTGTCAGATCTTGCTACaattaatttctgtatttcctgCGCCAACACAGCGCCTCCTGCCCATCATGGAATGG from Columba livia isolate bColLiv1 breed racing homer chromosome 14, bColLiv1.pat.W.v2, whole genome shotgun sequence includes the following:
- the TLX3 gene encoding T-cell leukemia homeobox protein 3 encodes the protein MEPPAGAQGQHQHEPISFGIDQILNGPEQDSAPPPPPRGPDGATFLGGPGGGGGRGGAPYAALPAPFPAIAAPFEDSGSYSVNLSLAPAGVIRVPAHRPIPGAVPPPISSAIPAMPAVPSLGSLNFPWMESSRRFVKDRFTAAAALTPFTVTRRIGHPYQNRTPPKRKKPRTSFSRVQICELEKRFHRQKYLASAERAALAKSLKMTDAQVKTWFQNRRTKWRRQTAEEREAERQQASRLMLQLQHDAFQKSLNESIQPDPLCLHNSSLFALQNLQPWEEESAKIPPVTSLV